From the Prunus dulcis chromosome 4, ALMONDv2, whole genome shotgun sequence genome, one window contains:
- the LOC117625952 gene encoding uncharacterized protein LOC117625952, whose protein sequence is MDTELQLIKNLPALILRRNSSSNCRPDQEIEEEHRYTSLKDIQEIEEEHRYTSLKDIILNSPQHSTTIPEESDFEFDPSNITIRNQLVKRAASAYVQSAAILASSRNQNFIASFWGRLRGNVTSGARWYAYVRSPIEACFRPILQFLACMVWNVRTTLNIPIS, encoded by the coding sequence ATGGACACAGAACTCCAACTCATAAAAAACCTACCTGCACTAATACTGCGCAGAAATTCATCATCAAACTGCAGGCCTGACCAGGAAATCGAGGAAGAACATCGATACACAAGCTTGAAGGACATCCAGGAAATCGAGGAAGAACATCGATACACAAGCTTGAAGGACATCATATTGAACTCGCCACAACACAGCACCACAATCCCGGAGGAGAGTGACTTTGAATTCGATCCTTCGAACATCACGATTCGAAACCAGCTGGTGAAGCGTGCAGCCTCAGCATACGTGCAGTCAGCTGCAATATTGGCCAGCAGTCGAAACCAAAACTTCATTGCGAGCTTCTGGGGGAGGCTTAGGGGCAACGTGACATCAGGTGCACGCTGGTACGCTTATGTTAGGAGCCCAATAGAAGCTTGTTTCAGGCCTATTTTGCAGTTTTTAGCTTGCATGGTTTGGAATGTGAGGACCACATTGAACATTCCAATATCTTGA
- the LOC117626225 gene encoding glutaredoxin-C9-like has translation MQVAKKSAGIPMDPIIMAAESGAGKLAENNIMGAMMSPYEMVRQLGACNAVVVFSMSGCCMCTVAKRLLFSLGVGPSIIELDEHVAGADIQAVLYELAVDGQQPIPAVFVGGKFLGGVQALMGCHINGTLVPLLKDSGALWL, from the coding sequence ATGCAGGTGGCAAAGAAATCAGCAGGGATTCCAATGGACCCCATCATCATGGCTGCTGAGTCAGGAGCGGGGAAGCTGGCGGAGAACAATATCATGGGGGCGATGATGAGCCCTTATGAGATGGTGAGGCAGCTGGGGGCGTGCAACGCGGTGGTGGTGTTCAGCATGAGCGGCTGCTGCATGTGCACCGTGGCCAAACGCCTCCTCTTTAGCCTCGGGGTCGGCCCCTCCATCATCGAGCTCGACGAGCACGTGGCGGGGGCCGACATCCAGGCCGTTCTGTACGAGCTGGCGGTAGACGGCCAGCAGCCGATACCGGCCGTGTTCGTGGGAGGGAAGTTCTTAGGTGGCGTGCAAGCGCTCATGGGTTGCCACATCAATGGCACCCTCGTCCCTCTCCTCAAAGACTCCGGTGCTCTCTGGCTCTga
- the LOC117626163 gene encoding endoplasmic reticulum oxidoreductin-1-like: protein MAGEKGKTKRWGWAVGALIAVFVAVAMTSRTAPKISFFGRSNKPCNCTQETHKYSGIVEDCCCDYETVDHINKEVLHPSLQELVKTPFFRYFKVKLWCDCPFWPDDGMCRLRDCSVCECPDSEFPESFKKPHHGLPLDDLVCQEGKPEAAVDRTLDKKAFRGWTEIDNPWTNDDETDNAEMTYVNLQLNPERYTGYTGPSARRIWDAVYAENCPKYPSEELCAEERILYKLISGLHSSISVHIASDYLLDETTQMWGSNLPLMYDRVLRYPDRVRNLYFTFLFVLRAVTKAADYLEHAEYDTGNLNEDLKTQSLVRQLLYNPNLQAACPVPFDEAKLWKGQRGPELKQKIQNQFRNISALMDCVGCEKCRLWGKLQVLGLGTALKILFSVDGQQNTDQTLHLQRNEVIALMNLLNRLSESLKFVNEMGPSTERLVEGQISPPTAPSCPIQRMWASLKSR, encoded by the exons ATGGCTGGGGAAAAGGGTAAAACAAAGCGATGGGGTTGGGCCGTCGGAGCGCTGATCGCTGTCTTTGTTGCCGTGGCCATGACATCGAGAACTGCTCCTAAAATCTCATTCTTCGGACGCTCTAATAAGCCTTGTAACTGTACTCAG GAAACACATAAGTATAGTGGGATAGTGGAGGATTGTTGTTGTGATTATGAGACCGTGGACCATATTAACAAGGAAGTTTTGCATCCATCACTCCAAGAGCTCGTTAAAACTCCGTTCTTTCGGTATTTCAAG gTTAAGTTATGGTGCGACTGCCCTTTCTGGCCTGACGATGGTATGTGCCGTCTGCGAGATTGTAGTGTATGTGAATGCCCAGATAGTGAGTTCCCAGAATCGTTCAAGAAGCCCCATCATGGCCTTCCATTAGATGATCTTGTTTGTCAAGAGGGAAAGCCTGAAGCAGCTGTTGACCGTACACTAGATAAAAAGGCATTCAGAGGCTGGACAGAAATAGACAATCCCTGGACGAATGACGATGAGACAGACAATG CTGAGATGACATATGTGAATCTTCAACTGAATCCTGAACGGTATACCGGCTACACTGGTCCATCAGCTAGAAGGATATGGGATGCTGTCTACGCAGAGAACTGTCCCAAAT ATCCATCTGAAGAGTTATGCGCTGAAGAAAGAATTCTGTACAAGTTGATATCTGGTCTTCATTCCTCTATTTCAGTCCACATAGCTTCTGATTATCTCCTTGATGAAACTACACAAATG TGGGGTTCAAATCTCCCATTGATGTATGATCGGGTCCTAAGATACCCGGATCGTGTCAGAAACTTGTACTTCACGTTTCTCTTCGTTCTCCGAGCTGTGACAAAG GCTGCAGATTACTTGGAACATGCTGAATATGACACTGGTAATCTTAATGAGGATCTGAAGACGCAATCCTTGGTCCGACAGCTACTCTATAATCCCAATCTACAAGCTGCATGCCCAGTCCCATTTGACGAAGCTAAGTTGTGGAAAGGACAACGTGGACCTGAACTGAAgcagaaaatacaaaatcagTTTAGAAAcataag CGCACTGATGGATTGTGTCGGATGTGAGAAATGTCGACTTTGGGGGAAGCTTCAGGTCCTTGGTCTTGGCACAGCACTTAAGATCCTCTTCTCTGTTGATGGTCAACAAAACACTGATCAGACT CTGCACTTGCAACGGAATGAAGTGATTGCCTTGATGAACCTACTCAATCGACTTTCAGAATCTCTCAAGTTTGTTAATGAAATGGGACCCTCAACTGAAAGGCTAGTAGAAGGGCAGATTTCTCCACCCACCGCCCCTAGTTGCCCCATACAAAGGATGTGGGCATCTTTAAAATCTAG GTAA